Sequence from the Saccopteryx bilineata isolate mSacBil1 chromosome 6, mSacBil1_pri_phased_curated, whole genome shotgun sequence genome:
CCGGAGGGAACACGGCCGCGGCGCATCCCGGGAGCCGCGCGCGCTGCACGCTGGGGCGGGTAGTCCCCTCAGGCCTCACTCCTTCCAGGCTGCAGCGAAAATCGGCCGCCTGCGGCTCCTTTTAAGGCTCGCGAGGGGCCGCGCTAGATTCACTGATGGGGGAAAGTCGAGGACAGCCGACCGAGGGCACCAAGCCGAGTTTCCCCATCCCTGCGGGAAGGGCGGAAGGAAGGAGTCCGCCACCTTCCCCATCAAGTTTCATTCGGACACCTGGCAGAGAGGTGGCCCCGTCAGGGAGTTCTTCTCCTTTAAGAGGGGGCGGGGCACAGCCTGCCGTTTGGTCGGGCCAAGAGTTGACAGGCCAATCGCCGGGGCGGCGGAGGGAAGGCGGGAGAATGCGAACCCTTTGGTAGGGCGGTAGAGGCGGGCCCCCAGCCTTATTAGGAGTGAGTCCTGCGCAGGCGCAGCGGCGGCCGCAGGCGGAGGGGCGGGGACAGTCCAGTGAGAGACTCTCCGACAGGCTCGGAGGGTAATTGGGAGAAAAGGGGACAGCGAAGGGCTTGTCATGGAGATCCGAGCTACGAGGCAGCATTGGTAGCATCAGGGAACTCCGAGGGGACAGGAAGTGTCAACGCCCGGGACCCCGGCGCCAGCTCCGCTAGGAGGATCCCCGCTGCTCTAGTCCTGGGGAGGGAGGGCAAAAAGGAGGGATCCCTGATCTCGCCCCGCCCCTGGGCTTGTTACCGCGGGGGCGGGGAGTGAGGGCTTCTTTTGGGGGGAGTGGAGATCGGGGGACTCGGCTGTGCCCTCTTGAGCGGCGGCTGGTGTCCCCGCGGCGCCGGGCTGCGGAGCCGAGGAGCCGCGGCGGCCGTGGCTGTTGCATGTGTGGCCGCTGGatgcggaggcggcggcggcggcgacggcgaggagcagcggcggcggcggcaggatgttagggcagcagcagcagcagcaactctACTCGTCGGCGGCGATCCTAACCGGGGAGCGGAGCCGGCTCCTCACCTGCTACGTGCAGGACTACCTCGAGTGTGTAGAGTCGCTGCCCCACGACATGCAGAGGAACGTGTCCGTGCTGCGAGAGCTGGACAACAAATATCAAGGTAGGCGGCCGCGGCGCTGCCTTGCGGCTCCTCCTCTCCCCGGGGTCGCTCGGAGCCTGCCCGAGGAAGTGacactttccttttctcctttgacAGTCTCCTCGAGTGCACCGAGGGGGTCTGCTGCGGGGCCGGGGAGAGGGACGGGAGGCCAGGCTCGCGGCCCTCCCTTACGCTGCTGCGGTCGGGGAGGACTTCGGTGGGGGGTCTCAAGGCTGGAGATGGGGGCTGCTCATCAGCCCCCGCTGCAGACCCCGCGGCTGCAGCTGGCGTGGAGGGGAATCAGCCATTTTAAGTAGCAAGCATTTGTTTCGGCGCTGGCTTGCCCCGTGTCGCAGACCCTCCTGCCCAGACGAGGGAGCGCGCAGCCGGGCGGGGGGTTGTTAGGAGTGCGTGGCCGGGCTCCCGCTGGTCCCGGGGCTGGACTTCCCGCTGCCCCTAGGCCCCCACCCCCTGAGAGCATATGCATTGGAACgtgcggggggagggggcgagaggACCGCGAAGGCGGACTCCGAGGAGGTCCCTCCCTCCGCTCTCTGGCTCCCGGCTCGGGAATCAGGGAGTCCATTCTCCTCTGCCGCCCCAGAGAGAGTTCCCCGGACCGCAGCCTTCTCCCGGCTCCTTCAGCCAAGTGGTTAAAAGGGGATGGGTCCCCGCGGGTGGAggtagaggggtgtgtgtgtcgGGGAGGGCCCCCAGTTCCTGGGGGCGTGGCCTGAGGGCGTGACGTAGATATGGGAGGGGCGCGAGCACGCGCTCCCTCCCGCCTCGAAAATGGCTGGTCGCTGGAAGGCTTGGGCGGGCCTCGGACCCATTCGTAACTATACTAAGTCCGGGCTTAGCACAGTCAGTGCAAGGGTTTGAGACACGTCTGCTGCGATATTTCGACTCTTCAAATCACTCAGTTGTGACGAAGACACCTTAATGGGGAGCGTCGCCGACTCTGGCACCGCCTAGGTTCCGGACCTTGTGTCACTTCCGGGCCCCATGAGGAAGTAGGTGGTTGACTGGGCAACCGCCTGGCGTCCCTtaacccctccctcctccaccgaGTTGAAGTGATGAGGCAAAAACCACCCTTTGTGGTCGGACCCGTGGAGCTAGGGCAGGGAACCAGCCTTTCTTACAGAGCGTATCATTTGTCATCGACTACTGGTGGACCCTTCAGCTACTAGGACGGGAGAAGTTTAAATGGGGAGCCGTTGTGCTTTTAATAACCCTGAATCAAGGAACAGACAGACCTTGGATATAATATAGAAACAGCCATACGGACTTTAAAGAAATAACTTATTGGACCCATTCCCAGTATTTTTAGATAGGTTGTTAATCTAATGAGGTAGTCTCTCATGAACCCACTTCTGGGGTGACATTTTCTGGCCCTTAGCATGTTAGGATACTCTGTTTTCAAATCTATAATTAATTTCTGCCTTCTGAATCCGTGATTGATAGACTCATCTCTGTTGTGGGGGAAGAGAATAAATAATGATTACTGAGTTGTTCACTGTGTCAGGTCCAGaacattatctcatttcatcctcaccatCACCCTATGAAGTAAAAAATTCATTTGACAGATAAGTTAAAATTTACAAGTAATTTAACTTCTCCAGTAAGTGGGGAATGTTTGACCATAGCCTCACTACCTCAGGTACCAGGCTTGTTTTTAAACaatgttaactttttatttttttttcaaagaaaggttCTCCAAAGGTAGACATGGGGTGTGTATACCCACAGTACATGCATTGTAACCTAAAAAGGGTACATATATGCTTAAGACTTGTATAGttgctatttttagtttttcagttaATTCTGAAGTTAGTACAGCTTGTaagtttttacatttctataaagACACATACCTATGTTTGCCTTCACAAAAGTTAAGCTATTTCTCATTTGAATTGGGGAGGGACTCTTTGTTACAGGAAAATCTATTTTGACCATCTAGAATTGTCATAAGTAGATCTGGTAACATGAGACACAGTATTAGGCCTTAAAAGATTGAAAGATTATAGAAACTTTCAGCTCTGTTGAGATTGTGGTTAGTTTCAGAATTCATATAAAAACAACGATCTAGTTTTCACTCTGCACATGCTTGCTAAGTTCAGcttttagttatatatatattagctttAAATACTTGTGCATTCTTAgaattcatgtttttatttctttgctagttttaaagtattttctgatATTGGATCTAATACTACAATATTTAGTGATATAAATTACATAAGCAGTCAAATTTCTTTCCTACCTATTTGAAACACTTTAGAAATTACCGAGTAaccttaaaaacttaaaaaatagagaaatgaagaaaattttacAATTGAATGAAGTATTTATTATGGAATATGGTTATTTGAGAAGCTCAATTTTCCAGTATTTTTGTTCACAATTTTCTGGGTAAACAACATTTGAACTAAAGTACTTAATTTCAAGTGCCTTCCTTTCAGCTTAGTAGAAAATGCTTAAATGTTGGAGCCAGACATATATATTTGGCAGAATTCAAAGTATAGAGTAGTTGTTATCTCTTGAGCTTCATTTCCTTTATGTATAGAAATGATGGCTTCTCATGGGGTCGCTATGGGCATATGATGAGAAAATATCACAGCAGGGtctcagtaagtatttgtttccttttttctctttgtaattaagGCGTCTTAAAAATGTGAATTGTGTATCTCATGTATTAGTATCAATGTGTTGGCATGGTATCATATAATTAGCTACTAAGTCCTGATTCTTAGATAAAGAATGTTTGAAATACAGTttcccttgttttatttatttatttttttggcattaAAATTTTGTGTGTTTTGGTCGTGGTGGTGGAGTATTTAATTTCCTTATATTTCCTGAAGGGGAGGAAAGTTCTTAAGAAATCCACTTACATATCTAGGTGGGCAAATGAGCTATATTTgacctttgtttaaaaatatgctgTAGGTGTGAGTACGTTCAAATGTGTAGTGCCactttgagacttgtttggaggttctagcaggggagcgcagctactggTATActcttgaccgaagaacggtcctctcctctagcggggaaggttgTCCTCTTCCACCAAGTGCGCATCTTCGGgaggacgcacatggagcggtgagggaggaaggggacacccgcctagccagctagatcagccgaatcaaccctggcgatcaatggggtgacagatgtcgcagccagatcgtcCTCACATCCTGTAGTGCCACTTTGTATGTATCTGAGGTTAAACAGTTGCACATCACTTTTGAGTACCTACAATTTCCAGGGAGGAGCTAATTCATGGGAGTTGTGTTGAATACTTTCTGTGTATTACTTTACTTGAAGATAGCTCCTATGTCTGTATTTTACTCATCTaccatttctgttcttttttttttttctgaagtgagaaatggggaggcagagagacaaactcctgcatgcacccgaccaggatccacaggcatgcccactagggggcaatgcttggcccatctggggtgttgctccatttcaataggagccattctagcgcctgaggcagagaccatggagccatcctcagctcccaggccaactttgctccaatggagccttggctgtgggaggggaagagagagatagaaagggaagggcaagggtggagaagcagatgggtgcttctcctgtgtgccctggctgggaatcgaaccctggacatctacatgccaggctgacgctctaccactgagccactggccagggcccatttctgtTCTTATCATTAGAATAATCGTATTGGAATATAAAACAGTGGTTAGCCATATGATATGGTAAATTAGAGGGAATTTTTTGTTTCTCCACCTTTAGTAAGACACTTTTAAGTACTGTAATGTTAAATCTTATAAGGACAAAAGATAGAACAGatttgaacaaaaattaaatttatatacattttggtGATAACTGGAactatattttcagatttttatataCCTTCTATGACTCaactatttttaattgatttaaatgtGTTCCAAATGCTATACAATACCTTCTGGTAAATCAGAGTTCAAAAAACTTAGAACCAACTGCTGAGTGATCTACAAAAGTTTACTGATCCAGTGCTGACTTGGCTGGAATTCTCTTAGAGGCTTAGTCAGTTGAGGCCAGAACACATGAACCTAAACCTGCTCTGGAAATAGTCTGGGTTTCAGAATCATCTCTCATGTGGTAAAATAGAAGAGCATTAAAACTAATAGGGTGAGAAGCTAAAGGCTACTTCTGTTTGCCTAAAGAAAGTCCAGGGGTAGGATGTGAAAGTAAAGGTGTAGTGTCCCTCTGGAGTCATGCGTGTCATTGACTGAACGGTAAATCCTGTAAAGGCAGTTGGACAGTAATCTGTATCCTAATCCTtgaatttctttaagttttacaGCTGGAGTCAggcatgtaaatttttttaaatttattcattttagagaggagagggagagagagagaggagagacagagagagagaagggggggaggagctggaagcatcaactcccatatgtgccttgaccaggcaagcccagggtttcgaaccggcgacctcagcatttccaggtggacgctttatccactgtgccaccacaggtcaggccatggcatgtaaattttatatacatgattgttttaaagttcaaatGAAGTAGGCAGTATGGCACTACATGGATTCTGAAGTAGCAGTGAGCCTGCCCACATAAAATGCTTTTGATTATTAATTATCCATacatctcttttaaaatataagttaatGAGTATTAGAGTTTtatgttcttcctttttattaGGTTACTTGTAAATATACTTTCATATTGATAACATacggtctttttttgttttctgaagtgagaagcagggaagcagagacagattcccccatgcgcccaactaggatccatccagaaagtccactagggggtgatgctctgcccatctggatggTTGCTTccttgtggccggagccattcacAGTgtctgggccagctttgctccaatggagccttggctgcgggaggggaagagagagacagagagaaaagagagggggaggggtggagaagcagataggtgcttctcctgtgtgccctggctgggaatcgaacctaggacctcCACACACTCTGccgagctctaccactgagcagagTATGGTCTTACAGTTTTCTAACTTTTCTAACTGTGAAAGATAACTAGAAAAATGCTACTTGTGCTAGCGTGCAGTAAcattctgcttcttctttttcagaaacaTTAAAGGAAATTGATGATGTctatgaaaaatataagaaagaagaTGATTCAAACCAGAAAAAACGCCTACAGCAGCATCTCCAGAGAGCATTAATCAATAGTCAGGAATTGGGAGATGAAAAAATTCAGGTTGTCACACAAATGCTTGAATTGGTGGAAAATCGGGCAAGGCAAATGGAGCTACATTCACAATGTTTTCAAGATCCTGCTGAAAGTGAACGAGCCTCGGATAAAGCCAAAATGGATTCCAGCCAACCAGAAAGATCTTCAAGGAGACCCCGAAGACAGCGGACCAGTGAAAGCCGAGATTTATGTCACATGACTAATGGCATTGAAGACTGTGATGATCAGCCacctaaagaaaagaaatccaagtCAGCCAAGAAAAAGAAACGCTCCAAAGCCAAGCAGGAAAGGGAAGCTTCACCTGTTGAGTTTGCAATAGATCCCAATGAACCTACATACTGTTTATGTAACCAAGTGTCTTACGGGGAGATGATCGGATGTGATAATGAACAGTGTCCAATTGAGTGGTTTCACTTTTCGTGTGTTTCACTTACCTATAAACCAAAGGGGAAATGGTATTGCCCAAAGTgcaggggagataatgagaaaacaatggacaaaagtactgaaaagacaaaaaaggatAGAAGATCGAGGTAGTAAAGGCCATCCACATTTTAAagggttatttgtcttttatatAATTCTTTCAGAATTTACTTTCAGAAAATGTTTTAGGATAAATGCATAAGACTATGCAATAATTTTTAATCATTAGTATTAATGGTGAATTAAAAGTTGTTGTACTTTGTCTGTGACCTTAATTTTCTGCACTGaattaccaaatattttaaaccaGGTGGTCTTTAGATCCCCTGATGAAAGGAGCAGGGAATAGAGAGAGGGTGGTGTGAACATTATAAAACTTCACAAACCATGCCTATTTCATTTTCACTTAAAATGCGATGCTATTTTCTGGGTTAACACCAAAGTTCTACATGCTTACATAATTTATATGAAGTGGGAGTGCTctgcaagcattaaaattattgtgggtaatttaaaatatgaacactATATACCATTTAGAGCTTCTTTCTCCCTAGCCCCATTTATACATATACCTGTTCATCTCTGGTCTTCCCAGAATTAGAGGAACTAGAGAGAATAATTTGGGATTCCATGTGGAATAATGTGCTCTTATTAGAGTATTTGCTGCTGTCTTTTCATTAGTAGCATTTTGATACACTGTCACTAGCCTATTTGTAAAGGCCTTGCTGCTGCTCCGTAGACACATCTAATCTAGTGATTAATAAGggagttatgttttgttttgttttaattgggATAGGTAAGAGTAgtcagaatacaaaaaaaaaatgttgccattTGCTTATATTGGCAAAAATGTGGGTTATGTAATATCATGGGTCAAGGTGgagcaatggaaaaaaatacatctttaatattttttgcatTGACCCACTGCTGGaatgcctagaccaggggtccccaaactttttacacagggggccagttcactgtctctcagaccgttggagggccggactataaaaaaagctatgaacaaatccctatgcacactgcacatatcttattttaaagtaaaaaaacaaaacgggaacaaatacaatatttaaaataaagaacaagtaaatttaaatcaaactgaccagtatttcaatgggaactaggctcctctcactgaccaccaatgaaagagttgtcccttccagaagtgccgcgggggctggataaatggcctcagggggccgcatgtggcccgcgggccgtagtttggggacccctggcctagacacAGGTCTACCACTGGGAAAAGGGCATATACTAGTCTCTAAATATTACCTTTATGTCAAACAGCTTAAATAATATTGCTAGTGGCTATAGTTGATCCTGTCCCAATcagtgattatatattttaagcagGGAGTGTATTTACTTTCTTAACTTTCTGGTATTGGTGCTGGTTGATGTCTTCACGTTTAATGAACTAAGTTCATTATAACAATGCAATTAATAATGTATTTGTAAGTTGAATTTTTCAAAAtcctaatatttttaaaggtaagcATCTTGATGGATGTATATCCATCTATTCAGAGAATTTTggggttttggggggagggggcggcagcAGACTGACTAATCCTTTAAATCTATTGTGTAACATACTTTTTATTCCTCATTTCTTCCTAATCTGATGATCTTGATTCTTTTTGATTAACATGTGAAGAATTCTGTCTGCTTGTTTGAAAAAAGTAATTGCTTTTTTCTCTTCTAGCCCTCCTGTGTGACTTTGAGGCCTGTCATTTCACCTTGGCTGGGTGTCAGGGTTTTCATATGTATGTAATATGAGGTTGACTTAAATATCCCCAGCGTTCTTTTGAAATATACAGTATTTTCACTGTAGTGAGGATTTTAATAATTCAGTGACTTggttttctcttgcattaattttgtCCTTCATTCTGAGGTATAACACTTTAAAAGCAAGCTTAGAAACAGGTAAATGCACAATATCTAATTAACTTCTGTCCTAAGGATATTTTGATGGATGACTGAAGTTTATTATTTCTTGAGCAAGGATATTAGACAGCATGATTAAGAATTCATTTTATTGTAACTAGTTAAGTTATAAAATTCTTCTCTCTTGAAACTATAGCATTTCGTCTTAGTAATTACACCCTTGTTACCAGTATAGAGCTATTGACCTGACACTGTTAAAAATATGAGTGTGTGCAAAGCCCCCAAAAGCTTTCGGATGTGACTTACATTGAAATCAACTCTTCTTCATGCATAAATTTGGTTCAacatatcagcaaataatgagctTACAAATAGAAGTGCCCACATTTGGGGCAGTCCTGACCGGAAAGCAGGGACACCTGAGAGGTCTGCTGTCTTTAGACTGAATGTTGGAAacagttttgttttcattaatttctttttgtgttttttttttataccacaTAGGAAATAGAAGTCTTAAGTTTGCATAACATAACGGATTTTTTTTACGTATGATAGATTTCATATTTCATATCATGCTTACCAACGCATACTCTGTGCCAGTGGTTCCCAAGCAGACCTCACAAGGGAGTTACCTCAAGAGCCTCAGAACACACTGGTACCTGTGTCCTACCCCGAGCAGTTGTGATCTGATTCATTTAAAATGTGGCTTAAGTATTAGAGTTCTTAAAGGGTCCCCAGGTAATTCTAACGTATGGAAATATTGTAGAACCTACTGCCAGAGTATGGGAATTTGATCCTGTTGAAAACGTCAGGTGGATTCTCTACATCCAGATTTGTGTGACAGATGTAAATGCTGGTACATTCGGGAGAGTTTGTTGCCTGCACCCAGCAGTTCACCCAACACCTGGAGACTCAATCCATGAGTGCTGCTTTGTACTAGACACTGTTCTAAGCAGTGGTGggttcaaaagaagaagaagtcccTGCTTGGTGACCGTACACTCGAGTGGGCGCGTCAGTTATCTATAATGTAGGGAACTGTCTGTGCTAACAGGAAAGCCCAGCACAGTAAAGATAGCAAATGAATGCAAAGAGGTCATTCTCAATTACGGTGATTAAAGGAGGCTTCTCTAAGGAAGGGCTTTCTGAGCTGAGACCAGGAAGAAACGGAAATGAGGCAGGCAAAGACTTACGGTGGGAGGGGTAGAAGAAGCCCGTCAGTTTGACTTAAGCAAAGCATTTGACACCGTGTGGAAGGGGCTAGAAAATGTTGGCTCTTGGAAGCCACGGTAGAATTTTGGAAAGGGTATGGGTCTAAAGTTCACTCCGGATACAGCGGGAGCCTTGGGAAAATAGGTTTTGGCGACTCAGAAGTCTGCACCGTACATATCGATGGCCTACCCGAGGGTAGTGGAGACGCGCTGAGACCCGAGGGCAGTGGAGACGCGCTGATTGGTGGGCAGCCTACCCGAGGGTAGTGGAGACGCGCTGAGTGGTGGGCGGCCTACCCGAGTGTAGTGGAGACGCGCCGAGTGGCGGGCAGCCTACCCGAGGGTAGTGGAGACGCGCTGAGTGGTGGGACTGCCCTACCCGAGTGTAGTGGAGACGGCGCTGAGTGGTGGGCGGCCTACCCGAGGGTAGTGGAGACGCACTGAAACCCGAGGGTAGTGGAGACGCGCTGAGACCCGAGGGTAGTGGAGACGCGCTGAGTGGTGGGCAGCCTACTCGAGGGTAGTGGAGACGCGCTGAGTGGTGGGCAGTCTACCCGAGGGTAGTGGAGACGCGCTGAGTGGTGGGCAGTCTACCCGAGGGTAGTGGAGACGCGCCGAGTGGCGGGCAGCCTACCCGAGGGTAGTGGAGACGCGCTGAGACCCGAGGGTAGTGGAGACGCGCTGAGACCCGAGGGTAGTGGAGACGCGCTGAGACCCGAGGGTAGTGGAGACGCGCTGAGGGGTGGGACTGCCCGTGCTGCGACGTCCGCCCCAGGGACCGGGAAGCACAAAGATGACAAGGTGActcaggtttctggcttgagggggaaaaaaatcaaggtttTTGTTCGCACATTTGAGATGCCTGATGGGGTTTTTTGTGGGATCTGGCGTGGGGGTGGGCTGA
This genomic interval carries:
- the ING2 gene encoding inhibitor of growth protein 2, translating into MLGQQQQQQLYSSAAILTGERSRLLTCYVQDYLECVESLPHDMQRNVSVLRELDNKYQETLKEIDDVYEKYKKEDDSNQKKRLQQHLQRALINSQELGDEKIQVVTQMLELVENRARQMELHSQCFQDPAESERASDKAKMDSSQPERSSRRPRRQRTSESRDLCHMTNGIEDCDDQPPKEKKSKSAKKKKRSKAKQEREASPVEFAIDPNEPTYCLCNQVSYGEMIGCDNEQCPIEWFHFSCVSLTYKPKGKWYCPKCRGDNEKTMDKSTEKTKKDRRSR